The following nucleotide sequence is from Pedobacter sp. PACM 27299.
GGAATGTACTGGTCTAACTTTATGGATGTAGATGCTTATCCAAATACCCTGGATTATAATGGGCCCAATTCCATGACTTTCGGCAGGCAGGTGCAGTTCAGGGTAACCTTGCCAGTCAGCAAAACTACGGATGTAGTCTTGGCGCTGGAAGATCCGGAGAGTTTTTTGACGCTTCCTGATGAGTCTGGTTTTAAAGCACTAAAGCAAGTTCCTGATGTGACTGCCAGTATTCAGTACAGTAAAAACGGGAGTCACCTGCGTTTTGCCTCAGTACTGCACCCAATTGTTTACCAAAATACGCTGCAGGAAAGAGAAAGTAAGGTCGGTTATGGCTTCACTGCCAGCGGTGTTTTGCAGCAGCCTGGAAATAAGGATAATTTCGTGTTTCAGGCCAGTTATGGTAAGGGAATCAGCAAATACATTAACGACATTGGGCCGGATAATTACGATGGCGTCTATAATCATGCTAGTTCCAGCCTGGAAATTCTGGGTGTTTGGGGACTTTCTGCTTCTTATGACCACTGGTGGTCGGATAAATTCAGTTCTACTGCTGGCTGGGGTTATTTGAACCTTGAGAATGATGGAGTGCTTGCAGATCAGAGCTTTAAGTCCTCAAATTATGGTGTGCTAAACCTGATTTACTACCCTAATAGCTTTATCAAAGGGGGCATAGAGTATCTATATGGCACCAGAAAGAATGTAAACGGCGATTCTGCCAATAATAGTCGCATTCAGCTCAGTTTGCAATTTAGATTTTAGTTATTCTTTCCGGGAGTTGTGTGTTAAGAAATTAAATGTTTCAACGCTTTTGTCTTCATAAAAGTTGAATGACTTTACATAGAATTATTCTGATAATAATCCTCTATTTAGGTAATTATTTATTTTAAAATAAATAAAACCTTTTGCCCTTAATAATGTACTATAATAAACCCGGATCTCTTAAAAAGGGATTTTTGGCTCTAGTTTTAGAGATATAGGTTGTGAAATAATTAATTGCTTAGCGGAAAAAACTTACAAAATCCATTACCTATGGAAAAACATACTCCTCATGCTAACAGGTATCTCCGTCCGGGATAATCTGCCTGTTGCCCCAATACATCCTATCTATCCTTGAAATCATAAATACTATGTTATATGGTACATTTTTCCCTGCAAATTGATAATCACGCCTTTGTAAGCGCCGCTTATCTGCTTTTTTTCGTTCCCCAAGTCGTAAAACACCCCCTGTTCCGATTTATCAATACCCTCAAAAAGAAACTTTCCCCTGAACATAAGAAGGAAGAAGTAGAGCCGCTTCAGCTGGAAGAAGGCGATAACCTATGTCAGGGGCAGCTGCTTTATACTAAAGATAAGCGCAATGCCTATCTGCAAACCCTGGAAAAAACTCTTGCTGATCAACAGCCTTTCCTGACCAAGGGCTACTCTATTAAAGACCTGGCAGAAGATACTGGTATTCCCGCTCATCATCTTTCTTGCCTGATTAACAAGGAGTACCAGCTAAATTTCCAGAATTTCATTAACTTTCAGAGGGTGGAGTATGTGAAGTCACAAATCCATCAGGAAGAATGGAAGCAACTGTCTTTAGAAGGCATGGCCTGGCAAGCAGGCTTTACTTCCAGAACAACGTTTTTCAGGGCCTTTATTAAAAACACCGGTAAGGCGCCTTCTTATTATTTAGGTGATGCTCATCATAAGCTCTAATTTAATGAAGTTTAAAATTTTAACGTTTTTATCTATACTGTGTACGCCGGTTTTATTAAAGGCACAAGGAGTCGAAATTCCTGTGTCTTCTAAAACGAAGCTGACCTTATCAGGGATGCTGCAAAGCCAGTTCAATTATTCACTGGACGATGATGTTGACATCAAAGGGCAGCACCATTCCGGTGATGAGCATTTTGCACACAATTCCTTTTCTGTGAAACGGGCAAGGGTACAGTTGAATGCCGCCATCAACGACCGCATCAATGCCGTAATCCTGGTCAACTTTGGTGACTTCACCGGAAATCCGCAGAACAAGGTTTTGGAAAATGCCTATATAAAATATAGTGTCAATGATTATGTGAATTTTCAATTCGGACAGTTTCGTCCGCAATTTGGACAGGAAGATAATTATCCGGTAGATTTTGTAAAATCGATAGACTTCTCTAATCAATATTATTTGTTCGGTGCTAATAGCTGGCAAAGTTTCCAGATTGGTGCTAGTTTCTCCGGACAGATTAAAGACATCGACATTCCTATTCAATATTCGGTAGGCGTGTTCAACGGCAATAATAGAAACCAGGTCAGCGATAACGACGATGGTAAGATTTTTCCTGCACGCGTAGTACTGGGTTTAAGTAAAAATACGCATCTGGGTGGCAGTGCTGGATTTGGCAAAAATATGGGACAGAAAATCTGGGCCTATGGCGTAGATGTAGACTATACCAAAAAGCTAAATGAAAGATGGGGAATGTCCTTTGTTTCTGAATATAAACAAGGGATCAATAGCCAGGAGTTTTTTGGCCAGGAAACACCCCTGATCCCAGTTAGCAAATATGCGATGAGGGGGATTTACGTCTTGCCAAATGTGAGCTACAGCTTTAAAAACACACGTTTGAAAGAGCTGGAGTTTGCCTTTCGCTATGAATACCTGGATGCTGATTTCAGACAGGCAGGGAATTCCAGAGAAACTTATATCCCAATGCTCAGCGCTTCTTTTGCAGATGCCTATGCCATCCGCGTACAAATAGGTTTGCAAATGGACCGATACGAAAAAAATATACCGAACACCACACAGTATAATACCAATCGCGTGATTTGCCAGATGCAAGCGCGCTTTTAGTATTTGATATCCATTTTTAATAAAGAACAAACTGAATCATGCAAGAAGTAAACTACAAAATGCTACTGATTACCCTGGCATTCGGACTCATCATCTGGTTTATCCCAGAACCAGAAGGGGTTAAGGCGGAAGCCTGGCACTTGCTGGCGATTTTCCTGGCCACCATTCTAGGGATTATTCTCAAAGCAGCGCCAATGGGCACGATGTCTATGATCGCGATCGCTTTAGTGGCCATCACTGGTGTACTCGCTCCCGGTGATCCCGGAAAAGCAATCTCATTAGCACTCAGCAGTTTCGGTGATAAGGTGATCTGGTTGATCGGTATTTCCTTTTTTATTGCCCGTGGATTTATTAAAACGGGACTGGGAAGCAGGATTGCCTATCTTTTTATCCGCGTATTTGGCCGTAGTTCTTTGGGATTAGGCTATGGCCTTGGATTGGCGGATTTAGTACTGGCTCCTGCAATTCCCAGTAATACAGCCCGTGGCGGCGGTATCATTTATCCGATTATGAAATCTATGGCCATCAACTTTGGCTCTTTTCCCGATAAAGAAGAAACCCACCGCAAGCTGGGTGCTTACCTGAGCTTGAGCAGTTACAATGTCAACCTGATCACTTCCTCTATGTTCCTGACTGGTACGGCCAGTAACCCGATGTGTCAGAAGTTTGCTGCCGACCTGGGGATTCAGATTACCTGGATGTCATGGATGTGGGCAGCCATCGTTCCCGGCATCATTTCCCTGATCCTGATTCCTTATGTGCTGTATAAAATATATCCACCGGAAATAAAAGTGACCCAGGGTGCCACAAAAATGGCCTCGGATAAACTGAAAGAAATGGGCAAAGTGTCTACCAATGAATGGCTGATGCTGATCGCTTTTGTGATCCTGCTGGTATTGTGGGTAAGCGGCGACTTCTTTAAGATCGATGCCACCACGACTGCCTTCATCGGATTGGTATTTCTATTGCTTTCCAGAGTACTGACCTGGGAAGATGTGAAAAGTGAAAAAGGAGCCTGGGACACGATTGTCTGGTTCTCCGCCCTGGTGATGATGGGCAGCGCGTTAAATACCCTGGGATTAATTCCATGGTTGAGCAATGTAGTAAAAGACCAGATCGGTGGCTTAAGCTGGACAATGGCTTTTCCAATTATCATCCTGGTTTATTTTTACAGCCATTATCTGTTTGCCAGTGCAACTGCACATGTGGCTTCTATGTATGCCGCTTTCTTAGGGGTAGGTGTGATTATTGGCATTCCGCCGATGCTGCTCGCACTATCATTAGGTTTCTGCGGTGGTATTTTCGGCACCTTAACGCATTATGGTCATGGACCCGCTCCTGTATTTTTTGGAAGTACGTATGTCGATGTCAAAGATTGGTGGTCGAAAGGCTTTGTACTGAGTATTATTTTCCTGATCATCTGGATCGGAATCGGCGGACTATGGTGGAAAGTAATTGGCGTATTTTAATTTAAAGCTATGGATAGAAAATCAAATACCTCTACGCTGATGCGTAAAACATTAATGGCTTTAACAGGTTTATTCCTCTGCTTTTTCCTGGTGATTCATTTGCTGGGAAACCTGCAATTGCTATTGCCAGCAGAACAGGCAAAAGGAAGCTTTAACGGTTATTCCCAACTGCTTTCAGGCAATATTTTTATTAAAATCATTTCTTATGTGCTGTATGCCTCGATCATTATCCATGGGATTGATGCCCTGGTGATCACATTGAAGAATAAAAAAATTGCCGGTAAATATGCGGTTGACGGCAGGGCAGCGACCAGCAAATGGTACTCCCGGAATATGGGGATCTTAGGTACGCTGATCCTGATCTTTCTGGTGTTTCACTTTAAAGATTTCTGGTACCAGTATAAGTTTGGAACATTGCCAATGGATGAGTTTGGCCATAAAGATTTATACACGATCGTGATCGCCGCCTACCAGGATTGGTGGTACGTATTGTTTTACGTGCTTTCCATGTTTGCGCTGGGTTATCACCTGTTACATGGTTTTTTTAGTGCCGCCCGTTCACTAGGATTGTATCACCCAAAATACGTGGCCTGGGTCAGGAATTTTGGAAAAGTATACAGTTACGTGATTACGTTCGGCTTCGCAATTATCCCAATTTATGTTTATTTAACACAGCATGTGGTATGGAATTAAATGCTAAAATCCCCCCGGGTCCATTAAAAGATAAATGGAGCTTTTATAAAGACCATGCCCGATTGGTGAATCCCGCCAATAGAAAGAAAATGGATGTGATTGTGGTAGGTACCGGACTTTCTGGAAGCGCCGCCGCGGCATCTCTAGGAGAAATGGGTTATAATGTAAAATCATTTTGCTTCCAGGATTCCGCAAGAAGAGCGCATTCCGTTGCCGCACAAGGT
It contains:
- a CDS encoding DcaP family trimeric outer membrane transporter; the encoded protein is MKQTLTFLLLQMVVMTVFAQKDSLTRKRLDSLETRLNYLDIRLKKNASPPRTQTRSAVESGRYTGVVMADDESVALQIGGFIQTDAIHDFHNNNSPLGFLSSGIEIPNAKKSNTTYSVAASRFNLSGQIPIEGKGLKTVLEFDLFNSSFSPNLRMAYAEYGKVLVGMYWSNFMDVDAYPNTLDYNGPNSMTFGRQVQFRVTLPVSKTTDVVLALEDPESFLTLPDESGFKALKQVPDVTASIQYSKNGSHLRFASVLHPIVYQNTLQERESKVGYGFTASGVLQQPGNKDNFVFQASYGKGISKYINDIGPDNYDGVYNHASSSLEILGVWGLSASYDHWWSDKFSSTAGWGYLNLENDGVLADQSFKSSNYGVLNLIYYPNSFIKGGIEYLYGTRKNVNGDSANNSRIQLSLQFRF
- a CDS encoding helix-turn-helix domain-containing protein; protein product: MVHFSLQIDNHAFVSAAYLLFFVPQVVKHPLFRFINTLKKKLSPEHKKEEVEPLQLEEGDNLCQGQLLYTKDKRNAYLQTLEKTLADQQPFLTKGYSIKDLAEDTGIPAHHLSCLINKEYQLNFQNFINFQRVEYVKSQIHQEEWKQLSLEGMAWQAGFTSRTTFFRAFIKNTGKAPSYYLGDAHHKL
- a CDS encoding porin, whose translation is MKFKILTFLSILCTPVLLKAQGVEIPVSSKTKLTLSGMLQSQFNYSLDDDVDIKGQHHSGDEHFAHNSFSVKRARVQLNAAINDRINAVILVNFGDFTGNPQNKVLENAYIKYSVNDYVNFQFGQFRPQFGQEDNYPVDFVKSIDFSNQYYLFGANSWQSFQIGASFSGQIKDIDIPIQYSVGVFNGNNRNQVSDNDDGKIFPARVVLGLSKNTHLGGSAGFGKNMGQKIWAYGVDVDYTKKLNERWGMSFVSEYKQGINSQEFFGQETPLIPVSKYAMRGIYVLPNVSYSFKNTRLKELEFAFRYEYLDADFRQAGNSRETYIPMLSASFADAYAIRVQIGLQMDRYEKNIPNTTQYNTNRVICQMQARF
- a CDS encoding anion permease, coding for MQEVNYKMLLITLAFGLIIWFIPEPEGVKAEAWHLLAIFLATILGIILKAAPMGTMSMIAIALVAITGVLAPGDPGKAISLALSSFGDKVIWLIGISFFIARGFIKTGLGSRIAYLFIRVFGRSSLGLGYGLGLADLVLAPAIPSNTARGGGIIYPIMKSMAINFGSFPDKEETHRKLGAYLSLSSYNVNLITSSMFLTGTASNPMCQKFAADLGIQITWMSWMWAAIVPGIISLILIPYVLYKIYPPEIKVTQGATKMASDKLKEMGKVSTNEWLMLIAFVILLVLWVSGDFFKIDATTTAFIGLVFLLLSRVLTWEDVKSEKGAWDTIVWFSALVMMGSALNTLGLIPWLSNVVKDQIGGLSWTMAFPIIILVYFYSHYLFASATAHVASMYAAFLGVGVIIGIPPMLLALSLGFCGGIFGTLTHYGHGPAPVFFGSTYVDVKDWWSKGFVLSIIFLIIWIGIGGLWWKVIGVF
- a CDS encoding succinate dehydrogenase cytochrome b subunit; this translates as MDRKSNTSTLMRKTLMALTGLFLCFFLVIHLLGNLQLLLPAEQAKGSFNGYSQLLSGNIFIKIISYVLYASIIIHGIDALVITLKNKKIAGKYAVDGRAATSKWYSRNMGILGTLILIFLVFHFKDFWYQYKFGTLPMDEFGHKDLYTIVIAAYQDWWYVLFYVLSMFALGYHLLHGFFSAARSLGLYHPKYVAWVRNFGKVYSYVITFGFAIIPIYVYLTQHVVWN